From Desulfurobacteriaceae bacterium:
CAGAAAAATTCCTAAGAAAACTACAAGAACTTCCAAACTTAAGTAAAAAATCAAAAGAAATCTTAGAGTTTCAAAAACATCTTGTAAGAATTCATGATAGTAAAGCGTACTCTACTACTGATGTAGAGAATTTTATCGACAAAGTTAAAAACGATCAAACTGGAGAAGTTCTAAAAAAAGCTATTTCTGTTCTTGAAGAACTTAAATCTGAAAAAAGATTAAATCGCAGTTATGAAGAAGAATTTACTGTTTTTAACGAACTTTCTTTTCTACTAAGAGAAGGAAAAATTTTCCTTACCGATAATAACTTTAAACTTCTTTTAGAGCTTGTAAATAAGATTGTAAAAAATGCTAAACATGAGAAGGAAAGTAAATGGGTAAGTCAAATAAAACAAGATTACATAGAATTTTTCTCATTTACTACAAGAGATAATATAGAATGCTTCTTTTGGACAGTAGATGAACAAGAAAACGATTACTTTTCCGTTGTAGAGCCTACAGCATCTATTGCCAGTTTTTTAACAACAGTAGCTGTTAGAGTTCCATCTGCTTTAAGGGAACTTTCCAAAGCAGAAGAAGTAATTGATGGTAGCACCTTTTTCTTAAGTTTATTCTATCTTCCTGTAAGAGGGAAGGTTTCTGATCCTCTTGGAAACACACCAGAAAAATTTAGAGAAATGATGGCAGTTTACATATTAGGATGTACACCATACTACGTTGCTACCAACTTCCGAAAAAAAGAAACTCTGAAATTAATGATTCAGGCCCTTTCTGAAATCTATCTATTTTTAGAAAATAAATATGCACTTCTTGACTTTATTTTTCGTAGAGTATTCTTTTATGAAATTTTTGACATGTTGAATAGTGAAAAAGAAAAGATATTTTTCGAAAAGTTATGGGAAGAAGCATTAGAGAAGAGATTAGAAATAAAAAAACAGAAAACTCCTTTAATATTATTTGATGGATTTCCCGGACTATTAGAAGATTTCCCCTCCCAAAAAAATTTTCGTTTTGCCCGTAAGTTTGATCTAGATGATTTTGAAAACCTTTTTAAACAATTTAAAAAAGCAAACTTTCTACCAGAAGCTTTTTTAAATACAGTAGTAAGGAGGAGACATGGTAAAAAAACAAAATCTAAAAGATTTAATTAGAGATCTAACTTTGCGTTTTCAAACGGTACACGAAAGTAAAGAAAAAATTTTAGAAAATGAATTTGTAGCTCTTGGTAAACTTGTAGAATTCATACGGGAGACAGGAGAGTATATTAACGACAGTACAAAAGAACTTTTGAAAGAGTTAATAAATGCTCTTATAAAACTTCAAGGAAAAGAAATTAACTTTTACAATAAAAAAGTTGAAGGATATTGGCTTTCTTATATGGAACCACCTGAGGAGTTTGTTCGTTATCCAGATGTTTCAGGACTTTCAACTGCAAGAGTAGTTGCGTTTCTAACAGTTTGTTTTTTAAAGATTCCCAATCTCTCTGTAGAAATACCAAACATGGTTGAATCTCTAAACCGAGGAATAAAGTTTATCGTAAGTGCATTTGGAGAAGGAGTAAAGAGCGCAATCATATCACCCCATCCAAGTTCTGATTGGGAAAGCTTTACAGACTCTCTGCTATTCATACTTACAAGAGGTCTTGTCCCTTTTTATATAGCTAAATCTAAAATCTACAAGAAATCCAAAGAGTTCAAAATCCTCCTTGAAATCTTTATAGAGGAAGTTCACAAACTTGAACAGGCTTACTACATTGATTACTTTAGAGCGTACGGTAAACTGCCACCTGAGCTTTCTTATCTTGAAACAGATCCAAGAATGAAAAGATTTTTAAGTCAATTACACAAATTCCTTTATCCAGAGAAGAAGTACTATGATGATGAATACAAAGAAGAAATAGCTAATAGGAAACTTAAAGTAGACAATTTCTCCATTAAAGAGCCGGAACTACTTAAGGAAATAAAAAGACAGTTCAGAGATGCTTGTTTTAGTATAGAAGCGTTTGAAAATAGATTTTAGTTTTTAAAAAACACAAACGGGCGACAAGCAGCGCGCCCGTTTTATCTTAGTTAATTATTCCCCTTGAGCAGCTAACTCTCTTTCAAGTTGGGCAACAGCCTTTGCTACTTTAGACTGTCTTCTTGCAGCTTCATTCTTATGGATAGCCCCTCTTGAAGCAGCCCTTTGAATCCACTTCATAGCTACTTTGAGTTGTTCTTTAGCTTTTTCAAGGTTCTTCTCAGCTACAGCCTCAAGAACCTTCTTAGCTTCTGTCTTCATCCTTCTCACATAGTATCTATTTCTTTCTCTTCTTTTAATATTTTGACGAAGTCTCTTTTTTGCAGATTTTTTATTTGGCATACCAAATCCTCCACCCAAAGTTTTTGCGATGTGAAAGTTTATAGCAATAAATTTCTAAAAGCAAGCTTTACACTCCCCAGCTCCAAGGATTGGAACTCTCTTCCTTTTTCGGAAGTCCAAGCTTGTCCCAGATCTTATCAATCTTCTCCTTAACTTCTTTGTCCATCTCTATATCAGGTGGCCAGTCTCTACTGAAACCTTCCGAAGCCCATTTTCTTGTTGCATCAACTCCCATCTTGCTTCCATAAAACGGAAGCGGAGAGGTGTGATCAAGAGCGTCAACAGGACCGTCTGTAAACATAATATCCCTTCTAGGATCAACGTTATTTCCCCATCTCCAGATTACCTCTCCGATATCGTGAACATTTGTGTCTTTATCAAAAATGACTATGTTCTTCGTAAAACTCATCTGTCCCATTCCCCAAAGGGCGGAAATCACCTTCCTTGCGTGTCCAGGATAACGTTTGTCTATGGAAATAAAAGCAAAGTTGTGGAATACCCCTTCAATAGGTAGGCTCATATCCACAATCTCGGGAAGCTGGGTTCTTAGAAGATAGAGGAAAATCCTTTCTGTAGCCTTTCCGATATAACAGTCTTCCATAGGGGGCTTCCCAACTATCGTTGCCGGGTAGATAGGATTTTTTCTATGTGTAATGCAAGTAATGTGAAAAACAGGATAGAAATCTGGCAGTGAATAGTATCCAGTATGGTCTCCAAACGGTCCTTCAAACCTAAGTTCTTCAGTATCCACATAACCTTCAAGGACTATCTCGGCGTTTGCCGGAACCTCCAAATCAACCGTTTCACACTTCACCATATCAACAGGTTTTCCTCTTAAAAACCCTGCAAAGACCATTTCATCTACATCTTCAGGCAAAGGAGCAGTAGCAGAGTAGATTACGGCCGGGTCGCATCCAATTGCGACGGCTACCGGAAACTTCTTTATTCCCATTCTTTTTGCTTTCAAAAAGTGCTTCGCACCAACTTTGTGCCAGTGCCAATGCATACCTGTTGTGTTCTTACTGTAAACGTGAAGTCTATACATTCCACAGTTTCTTTCTCCGGTTTCTGGGTCTTTCGTAAAAACAAGGGGAAGAGTAATGAACCTTCCACCATCCCTTGGCCAACAGAAAAGGATTGGAAACTTTGATAAGTCAGGCTCATCCATTACTATTTCTTTACACGGAGCTTTCTTCTTATCAACAAGTTTTGGAAAAACATCAGAAAGTTTCTTTAGTTCTATTAACTTTTTCAGTTTATCTATAAATCCAGACGGTTTTTCTGGTTTCAGGAACTTAGCAAGTCTCTTCCCAATATTATCCGGGTCATCTTCCAAAGCCATTGCCATTCTCTTGTAACTTGCAAAAAGATTTATTGCAACTGGAATATTTCCACCATCAACGTTCTTAAAAAGGAGTGCTGGACCTCCAGCCTTAACAACTCTATCAGCAATTTCTGTTATCTCAAGGTAGGAACTAACAGGATAGTCAATCTCTTTTAGTTCCCCTTCTTTCTTTAATTTTTCAATAAAGTCTCTTAAATCCCTATAAGCCATATTGTCTCCTTAGCGAAATTTTGTAGAATTCTACCACTTCTTTGGAGGAAGCAATGACTAGACTAAGTGATTTAATGTCTTTCTTAGAAAAGCTAATCCCTCTTGACCTTCAGGATAGTTGGGATAACTGCGGTCTTCAAGTTGGTGATCAAAATAAAGAAATAAAGAAAGTAGGATTTTCTCTTTCTGTTTCCAAAAGTGTAATCGAGGAAGCCAGGAAAAAAGAAATAGACCTGATTATTACCCATCACCCTTTAACTGTCTCAGGACTAAAGTCTATAAACAACTTTTCATATCCAGCTTTTCTCCTTTTGGAACTTATAAAACACGACATAGCTGTATATTCCCTTCATACCAATCTTGATGTTTCAGAACTTGGACCAACAAAAATAATTGCAGAATACCTTGACATAAAAGTTGAAGGAGCAATATTAGATAAACCGCCATACGGTATTACCGGTTCTCTGAAGTCTCCTTTTTCCCAAAAGGAACTTTTTGAAAGATTAAAGTCTTTTCTACCTCTCGATGTTTTCAGATGCATCAACCCTAAGATGAACGAAAGAGTAGAAAAAGTTGCTATCTGTTCAGGA
This genomic window contains:
- the rpsT gene encoding 30S ribosomal protein S20 — translated: MPNKKSAKKRLRQNIKRRERNRYYVRRMKTEAKKVLEAVAEKNLEKAKEQLKVAMKWIQRAASRGAIHKNEAARRQSKVAKAVAQLERELAAQGE
- a CDS encoding menaquinone biosynthesis decarboxylase; translated protein: MAYRDLRDFIEKLKKEGELKEIDYPVSSYLEITEIADRVVKAGGPALLFKNVDGGNIPVAINLFASYKRMAMALEDDPDNIGKRLAKFLKPEKPSGFIDKLKKLIELKKLSDVFPKLVDKKKAPCKEIVMDEPDLSKFPILFCWPRDGGRFITLPLVFTKDPETGERNCGMYRLHVYSKNTTGMHWHWHKVGAKHFLKAKRMGIKKFPVAVAIGCDPAVIYSATAPLPEDVDEMVFAGFLRGKPVDMVKCETVDLEVPANAEIVLEGYVDTEELRFEGPFGDHTGYYSLPDFYPVFHITCITHRKNPIYPATIVGKPPMEDCYIGKATERIFLYLLRTQLPEIVDMSLPIEGVFHNFAFISIDKRYPGHARKVISALWGMGQMSFTKNIVIFDKDTNVHDIGEVIWRWGNNVDPRRDIMFTDGPVDALDHTSPLPFYGSKMGVDATRKWASEGFSRDWPPDIEMDKEVKEKIDKIWDKLGLPKKEESSNPWSWGV
- a CDS encoding Nif3-like dinuclear metal center hexameric protein codes for the protein MTRLSDLMSFLEKLIPLDLQDSWDNCGLQVGDQNKEIKKVGFSLSVSKSVIEEARKKEIDLIITHHPLTVSGLKSINNFSYPAFLLLELIKHDIAVYSLHTNLDVSELGPTKIIAEYLDIKVEGAILDKPPYGITGSLKSPFSQKELFERLKSFLPLDVFRCINPKMNERVEKVAICSGSGASFIELVAGKVDVYITGDIKYHDALKAIDLGLTVFDMGHFGTERLFFKKLINVLKETFKEVEFIVLEEKSPYEVI